The DNA window CGAGGGAGTTCTCGGCGCACGACCGCCCGGTGTTCCTCGACCCGAACTGGTCACCCGGCGAGTGGCAGCCGACGTTTTCGGAGCTGTTGCCGTCCGTCGACTACCTCTTGGTGAACCACGTCGAAGCACGGCGGCTCACCGACTGCGACGCTCTCGTCGACGCCGGAGAACTGCTGCTCGACGAGGGGGCGGGGTCGTGTGTGATCACGGCCGGCGAACGTGGCTGTCTGCTCGTCGACGACGAGGCCGTCTGGGTCGACGCCGAGCCGGTCGACGCCGTCGACGCCTGCGGCGCTGGTGACTTCTTCAACGCGGGTTTCGTCCGTGCGACACTGCGTGGCGCGGACCGACAGACCGCCGCCGCCCTCGGCAATCGCTGTGCCAGCACGGCGATCGCGTCGTTCGAGCTCCGGGAGAAACTCGACGGGATCGCGGCCGCCCCGTCTCTCGGTTGACACGCCCGGCCGGCGCACACGCAAGGACTAAGAGACAGCCTCGCCACGCTCGAACACTGAATACGGACGGCGGCCGGCCGTTCGACCGACCGCACCCGGCACAACAGCGCTCATGCCCACCACGCCCGACATCGTCGTTCTCCGCGAGGGGACCGAAGGACTCTCGATGGAACCGTACGCCGAGACGCTGCGCGAGCGACTGCCCGACTCGACGGTCGCCCACGCGCGAACGCCGCGACAGGAGCGCGACCTCGTTCCGACCGCGCGGATCGTCACGGGCATCACGGTCGACGAGGAACTGCTCGACCGCGCCGAGCGACTCGAACTGTTCGCCTGCACGTTCGCCGGGACGGAGCACCTCCCGATGGCGGCGTTCGCGGACCGCGGGGTGGCCGTCACCAACGCCGGCGGCATCCACGCCCCCGGGCTCGCAGAGCAGGCGCTCGGGAACATGCTCGTCTTCGCCCGGAACCTCCACGAAGGCTGGCGACGCCAGCGAAACGGCGAGTGGCGACACTTCCAGTCCGGCGAGTTCACCGACAGCACCGTCACCGTCGTCGGCCTCGGCTCCATCGGGGAGGCGCTCGTTCAGCGCCTGCAGGGGATGTCGGTGGACACGATCGGCGTCCGGTACACCCCGGAAAAAGGCGGGCCAACCGACGAGGTGGTCGGCTTCGACGACGACGCCGTCCACGACGCGTTCTCACGGAGCGAGTACGTCGTCCTCGCCTGCCCGCTCACCGAGACCACGCGCGGGCTGGTCGACCGCGAGGCGCTCGCGACGATGCGGCCCGACGCGGTCCTCGTCAACGTGGCCCGCGGCGGTCTCGTCGATACGGACGCGCTGGTGGCGGCGTTGCGGTCGAACGGCATCCGCGGTGCGGCCCTCGACGTGACCGATCCCGAACCGCTCCCGGGCGGGCATCCGCTGTGGGATCTGGAGAACTGTCTCGTCACGCCGCATACTGGCGGTCACACGCCGAAACACTGGGATCGTCTCGCGGCGATCCTCGCGCGCAACGTCGAACGACTCGACGCGGGCGACCCGCTCGAAAACCGCGTCCCCGTCTCGGACTCGGCCTGATCGATTTGGTCGCGTCCGGACCGACCGGTAGACACAGTGTCTACACATCGTAGAAACCTCACAATGTGTACAATTTTTACTAGGCGTCCGAGCTCCGGCCGGTGCGTTCACGGCCTGGTTCGCCGTCCCCCGAGTGGTTCGTTCCCGCTGGTCGTTCCGTGAGATCCTACATTCACAGTTGAGTGAACATTTTTGAGCGGAATCGGAACGCCCCGCACGTACGCGCTCGCTCCCCAGTTCGGGCGACGCTCGACACGGACCGTCTGGCACACGGCGGTTCTGTCGATCGCTTCGACGCCACAACCGACGAGACCGGTCGAGAACTGCGCAGATTGTATTGTTCACTAGTTACACAAAAACGGGGTCGAATCGCTGTCGACCGATGGCGCTCAGAGCGGACCGAAACCCACTGTCGGCTGTTCGTTCGGACTGGCTGGAACGACGGACTGTCGAACCCTTCGATAGAGCGCGGAGAAATCCTCAGAAGTCCGGTTGAGCGCCGGAAGACTCCGATCACCCGGGCGCACGCACGAACCGCCGGGTGACCTCCCCGATCCGAGAAGGGGTCACCTCTGTCACCCCGAGGCCACTGCAGTACGCCGATCTATCGTGTCTTCACAATACAATACTACTCGGCTATCACTCACAACGCCCCACCGTGAACTCGGGCGTCGAACACGTCGGGCGGACGAACGAACGACGGGTCGTCTCACGGGTTCCTCGGACGCTCGTCGTCCGCCGGAACGGACGGCAGGCTCTCGGCCGACCACCATATTGCTTAGAAATAGTTACTCGCATCTTGAGGTGGTGACGATCGAGTCACTCGCCGACTGCGGCACTGTGTCCGCCGAGCGACGCGCGCACGTGGTGGTCCGCGCGTTAGCCAGCGGAAGACACTCGCCCGGCTAGAACACCTGCCAGCCCCCGTCGACGTACACCATCTCGCCGGTGACGTAGCTCGCTGCGTCGCTCGCGAGGAACACCGACACGTCCGCGATGTCGTCGGGATAGCCGGGTCGGTCCAGCGGGATGGGCTTGACGAGTTCGCCAGCCTCGACCGCCGCCTCCTTCTTCGCGGCACCGGAGCCGAACTCGGTCGCGATGTGTCCCGGTGCGACCGCGTTGACCCGGATCCCGTGCGGGGCGCACTCGAGTGCCGCACCGCGCGTGATCATCCGGATCGCTCCCTTCGTCGAATCGTAGGGGACCTGGTTGGCCTGTGCGTGCGTCGAACTGATCGAGCCGACGTTGACGACACAGCCGCCAGCGTCGCGCTCGATCATGTCGGCCGCGGCGGTCTGGCTCCCGAAGAACGCCCCGCTGGCGTTGATCCCGTGGATGCGTTCGAACGTCTCCACGTCCACGCCGAACATGGGTGCGCGGTGGAACCATCCGGCGTTGTTGACCATGACGTCGACGCCGCCGAACTCCCGGGTCGCCTCGACGACCGCGGCGAGTTCGTCGGGCTCGGAGACGTCCGTCTCGACGTACTCGCCGTGCCCGCCCGCCTCGGAGACCACGTCGTGGGTCGACACGGTCGCGTCCACGTCTTTCGGCTCCCGCCGGAGGTCGGCGTTCAGGACGGTCGCGCCCGCGCGGCCGAAGGCGATCGCGATCGCCCGTCCGATGCCCGAACTGCCGCCGGTGACGACGACAGTCTCGTCCGTGAAGCCGTAGGTCACACCACTCATCGGCCGGCTCCCGATCGGCAGTGACCCTACATCAACGTGGGGATCACGGTGACCCACCGGGCGTCGGTTCGAGCGTCGGGCCGCCGGCACGCCAGAGCGCCCACCGACTGGACGAACGGCGGTCCGCACGTCCCGACCTCGGCTCCGGCACTCCTGGTCGACCGACCGTTGGTTCGTTTGGGAAGACCGAGCACTGGATCGCGTTCTGATCACGGCGTCGGCCTGGTCCGATCCGGGCCGGGGCTACCGTGGACCGTCACGGCCGGATCATTACACGTGTACGCGTGTAATGTCCGCCTCCGCCACGCCGGAGCGGGCCGACGCCGGCTCGTCGAACACACAGAGAGCTATCACATCGGTGGGGCCACGGGGCGTGGCCGTCCGCGTCGCCCCGGCTGGGTGGGTCCGCCTGTCCGCTCCGCCACGCTGTGGAGTGTTCGCGCTGTACAAACGAACCTGTCGCACGCATCCATCCCCGGGGCGACGGCTCCACGGCACAGCGGCGCGCTCGCTGGCCACGAACGGCGGTTGCGAGGGACGAACACGCCGGTTCGAGCCGCGGGAAAGCCCCGTCGCGCGGGGGCGTCCGCTCAGGAGAACTTCGCGTTGATCTCGATGACGTTCGCGGAGCGTTTGACCACTTCCGGCAGTTCCTCCTCGAACCGATCGCCACGCATCCTGCTCGTGGGCCCGGAGATGCTCACGGCACCGAGGACGTCCGCGTCGCTCAGCACGGGTGCCGCGACGCATCGGAGGCCCTCGATCTTCTCCTCGTCGTCGATCGCGTAGCCGCGCTCGCGGATCTTCGCGAGGCTCTCGTCGAGCTCCGCCCTGGTCGTGATCGTTCGCGACGTGAACTCGCGGAGGCCGTGTTTCGCGACGATGTCGTCGACTCTCGACTCCGGGAGGTGTGCGAGCATCGCCTTGCCGAGCGAGATACAGTGGAGGTACTCCCGCTTGCCGACCTTCGAGGCGGTCTGGACCGCCTTCTCCCCCGAGGCCTTGTACAGGTACACGGCGCGGCCGTGCTCCTCCGTCGCGAACTGTGCGAGTTCGTCCGTCTCCATGGCGATGTCGTCCAGCTCCGAAGTCACGACGTCGTAGAAGCCGAGCCTCGACTTCACCGTCTCCCCGAGGTCGAGGTGGCGGAGGCTGAG is part of the Salinigranum marinum genome and encodes:
- a CDS encoding carbohydrate kinase family protein, producing the protein MTDVLVLGDAIVDAVFDGLDRYPDHGEEVVAPRYELRPGGSAGYASLGLTALGTATETVASVGDGVLSTYWLEFLRKRGVDTSRVIREPHTSISVAAGFLFETDRSFVTYRGASEAGSIPAVTPTDYDALLIAGFSQAPYLWTDDVLALAREFSAHDRPVFLDPNWSPGEWQPTFSELLPSVDYLLVNHVEARRLTDCDALVDAGELLLDEGAGSCVITAGERGCLLVDDEAVWVDAEPVDAVDACGAGDFFNAGFVRATLRGADRQTAAALGNRCASTAIASFELREKLDGIAAAPSLG
- a CDS encoding D-2-hydroxyacid dehydrogenase codes for the protein MPTTPDIVVLREGTEGLSMEPYAETLRERLPDSTVAHARTPRQERDLVPTARIVTGITVDEELLDRAERLELFACTFAGTEHLPMAAFADRGVAVTNAGGIHAPGLAEQALGNMLVFARNLHEGWRRQRNGEWRHFQSGEFTDSTVTVVGLGSIGEALVQRLQGMSVDTIGVRYTPEKGGPTDEVVGFDDDAVHDAFSRSEYVVLACPLTETTRGLVDREALATMRPDAVLVNVARGGLVDTDALVAALRSNGIRGAALDVTDPEPLPGGHPLWDLENCLVTPHTGGHTPKHWDRLAAILARNVERLDAGDPLENRVPVSDSA
- a CDS encoding glucose 1-dehydrogenase translates to MSGVTYGFTDETVVVTGGSSGIGRAIAIAFGRAGATVLNADLRREPKDVDATVSTHDVVSEAGGHGEYVETDVSEPDELAAVVEATREFGGVDVMVNNAGWFHRAPMFGVDVETFERIHGINASGAFFGSQTAAADMIERDAGGCVVNVGSISSTHAQANQVPYDSTKGAIRMITRGAALECAPHGIRVNAVAPGHIATEFGSGAAKKEAAVEAGELVKPIPLDRPGYPDDIADVSVFLASDAASYVTGEMVYVDGGWQVF
- a CDS encoding IclR family transcriptional regulator; the protein is MPANETGGRTVQAVDNSIAIIEALQEREGAGVTELATELDLSKATVHAHLNTLFQNELVIKNGTEYQLSLRHLDLGETVKSRLGFYDVVTSELDDIAMETDELAQFATEEHGRAVYLYKASGEKAVQTASKVGKREYLHCISLGKAMLAHLPESRVDDIVAKHGLREFTSRTITTRAELDESLAKIRERGYAIDDEEKIEGLRCVAAPVLSDADVLGAVSISGPTSRMRGDRFEEELPEVVKRSANVIEINAKFS